A single genomic interval of Psychroserpens sp. NJDZ02 harbors:
- a CDS encoding response regulator: MDNILFRNSLIKEIKNFNTSSFFKLHEVPNNGYVKDIDTRIHETLEGLNNVEVNSITIPISITENFLEFSGLRLAHHIRLSPNLSFRKTPIIIMGSLNEKQLLKLSSLANILLTPNVFYVNLSKYAFDTIEKSVKKLELSDGLSFDFNKYLDKVTINPPENYQSHHSIDNELCLLRWSEFLGISEQISEVKNNLQSNLYFKYVNIINPIKVVQKGNPYFFSDNAKILLIDDQFDKGWEPFYKAFFELSKHQIKLETLDIDFQMMNSYDIIENAKRKIRNFDPDIVLLDLRLSDSDLYNDPENLTGNKILKDIKLFNKGVQVIIITASNKVWNYEVSLDFGCNGFIVKNSKNNVSEDIKNLKLKINLCINRASYLKQAFKSLNNSFAFIDEAIKNEVIEKPFGNELIKYMEIALVMFERAKTKDSFAYSYLSLFKCLELIVGNLVYEERNNWFIKEGEELKQLFWDKNLKKYLFNNVTEFRNNTPSTFEKSAGLCKQLWSYDNEDIRQIYFSIDRRNKFIHPPNEKLNSFVQSNLNKIFIKEGFMLLLNQIEEMISNFNLD; this comes from the coding sequence ATGGATAATATTTTATTTAGAAATAGTCTGATTAAAGAAATAAAAAACTTTAACACTTCAAGTTTTTTTAAATTACATGAAGTGCCTAATAATGGTTATGTAAAAGATATTGATACTCGAATTCATGAAACTCTTGAAGGATTAAACAATGTTGAAGTAAATTCGATTACAATTCCAATTAGTATTACTGAAAATTTTTTAGAATTTTCAGGTTTAAGGTTAGCCCATCATATAAGGTTATCCCCAAATCTGTCTTTTCGTAAAACACCTATTATAATTATGGGTTCTCTAAATGAGAAACAACTACTAAAACTTTCTTCTCTTGCTAATATATTATTAACACCTAATGTTTTTTATGTAAACCTTTCAAAATATGCTTTTGATACTATAGAAAAATCTGTAAAAAAATTAGAACTTTCTGATGGTTTATCTTTTGATTTTAATAAGTATTTAGATAAAGTAACTATAAATCCTCCAGAAAATTATCAATCACATCATAGTATTGATAACGAACTATGCTTATTACGTTGGTCAGAATTTTTGGGGATTTCAGAGCAAATATCAGAGGTGAAGAATAATTTACAGTCTAATCTTTATTTTAAATATGTAAATATAATCAATCCAATAAAGGTTGTTCAAAAAGGTAATCCCTACTTTTTTTCGGACAATGCTAAAATATTACTTATTGATGATCAATTTGACAAAGGGTGGGAGCCTTTTTACAAAGCTTTTTTTGAACTGAGTAAACATCAAATAAAACTCGAAACATTGGATATTGATTTCCAAATGATGAATAGTTATGATATTATTGAAAATGCCAAAAGAAAAATTAGAAATTTTGACCCAGATATAGTTTTACTTGATTTGAGATTATCGGATTCAGATTTATATAATGATCCAGAAAATTTAACAGGAAATAAAATTTTAAAGGATATAAAATTATTTAATAAAGGGGTTCAAGTAATAATTATTACAGCTTCTAACAAAGTTTGGAATTATGAAGTAAGTTTAGATTTCGGTTGTAACGGTTTCATTGTCAAAAACTCAAAGAATAATGTTTCAGAGGATATAAAGAATTTAAAGTTAAAAATTAATTTATGTATAAATAGAGCTAGTTATCTCAAACAGGCTTTTAAATCCTTAAATAATTCATTTGCTTTTATTGACGAAGCTATTAAAAATGAAGTTATAGAAAAGCCTTTTGGAAATGAGTTGATTAAATATATGGAAATCGCGCTTGTAATGTTTGAGCGAGCTAAAACTAAAGACAGTTTTGCCTATTCTTATTTATCTCTTTTCAAGTGCTTAGAATTAATAGTAGGTAATCTTGTTTATGAGGAGAGAAATAATTGGTTTATTAAAGAGGGTGAAGAATTGAAACAATTATTTTGGGATAAGAATTTAAAAAAGTATTTATTTAATAACGTTACTGAATTTAGAAATAATACACCTTCTACTTTTGAGAAATCTGCTGGTTTGTGTAAACAGTTATGGTCTTATGACAATGAAGATATTAGGCAAATTTATTTTTCTATAGATAGGAGGAATAAGTTTATTCATCCTCCTAATGAGAAACTCAATAGTTTTGTACAATCAAATTTGAATAAAATTTTTATTAAAGAAGGTTTTATGCTCTTATTAAATCAAATAGAGGAAATGATAAGTAATTTTAATCTAGATTAA
- a CDS encoding DUF7017 domain-containing protein yields the protein MPAKDIKELRESGKLEEALIMAKNEFDVAPDNIWTKRNLAWVYYSLLKKHQGNQDDFLSVLIKIIELKLPENENMFYEQLCWAVGMHNFKISKDEEVAMNKFSAIKSVFYQVRSLSFVSSKGYSFLLKSFHNEFKGIKNSSGFNTDNFINFSESYRELILWSGFNSFGEEDFLPNEVNGRKIISFVEQIIIAYSKVLLEGEPLKTDEPNENLLYLSKRSINASQVDSFLFFLNKIINLHPEYQYTLYYKSKLLLALNRLEEAKNSLIPFVKQKKNDFWVWELLSEAFPEDVDLQIGCLCKGLTLNAKESFLVKVHEKLANLLIQKELFLEASIEILNTCLIRKKNNWKITNDLTNLMNQGWYNKEVVKNGNTDFYLKHSKLAEELLYNNHEEIVIVVEHINDSKKVVNFIKNKQVFGFFSYKHLNINPEVGSVFKVRLNQIGEEGFFKVLTIKLCSQSVSESVSSVSGNLRILENKNFGFIQDVFITPDLIDNNHLKNGDIVNAKTILSFNKKRNEWGWKAFKVAKD from the coding sequence ATGCCAGCTAAAGATATTAAAGAACTGAGAGAATCAGGGAAATTGGAAGAAGCTTTAATTATGGCTAAAAACGAATTTGATGTAGCGCCTGATAATATTTGGACAAAGAGAAATTTAGCTTGGGTATATTATTCTCTTTTAAAAAAACATCAAGGGAATCAAGATGATTTTTTGAGTGTCCTAATTAAGATAATAGAACTAAAATTACCAGAAAATGAAAACATGTTTTATGAGCAGTTATGTTGGGCAGTTGGTATGCATAATTTTAAAATATCAAAAGATGAAGAAGTAGCTATGAATAAATTCTCAGCTATTAAATCTGTTTTTTATCAGGTTAGAAGTTTAAGTTTTGTGTCCTCTAAAGGTTACAGTTTTCTTTTAAAATCGTTTCATAATGAATTTAAAGGTATTAAGAATTCCTCAGGATTTAATACTGATAATTTTATAAATTTTTCTGAAAGTTATAGAGAATTAATATTATGGAGTGGATTTAATAGTTTCGGTGAAGAAGATTTTTTGCCAAATGAAGTTAACGGTCGAAAAATAATTTCATTTGTGGAACAAATCATAATTGCTTATTCCAAAGTTTTGTTGGAAGGAGAGCCTCTGAAAACTGATGAGCCTAATGAAAACTTGTTATATTTGAGTAAAAGAAGTATAAATGCAAGTCAGGTTGATTCTTTTTTATTCTTTTTGAATAAGATAATCAATTTACATCCAGAGTATCAATATACACTATACTATAAATCTAAATTATTATTGGCTCTTAATAGATTAGAGGAGGCTAAAAACTCTTTAATTCCTTTTGTAAAACAGAAGAAAAATGATTTTTGGGTTTGGGAATTATTATCAGAAGCTTTTCCGGAAGATGTGGACTTACAAATAGGCTGTTTGTGTAAAGGGTTGACTTTAAATGCAAAAGAGTCTTTTTTAGTTAAAGTGCATGAGAAATTAGCTAATCTTTTAATACAGAAAGAGTTGTTTTTAGAGGCTTCTATTGAAATACTGAATACTTGTTTAATTAGAAAGAAGAATAATTGGAAAATCACTAATGATTTGACTAATTTAATGAATCAAGGATGGTACAATAAAGAGGTAGTAAAAAATGGTAATACCGATTTTTATTTAAAACACTCCAAATTAGCAGAAGAGCTACTATATAATAATCATGAAGAGATTGTAATCGTAGTTGAGCATATAAATGATAGTAAAAAAGTAGTCAATTTTATTAAAAACAAACAGGTTTTTGGCTTTTTTAGTTACAAACATTTAAATATAAACCCTGAAGTTGGTTCTGTTTTTAAAGTAAGATTAAACCAAATAGGTGAAGAAGGGTTTTTTAAAGTTTTGACTATTAAGTTATGTTCTCAATCCGTTTCTGAATCTGTCAGTTCTGTTTCTGGAAATTTAAGAATATTAGAAAACAAAAATTTTGGGTTTATTCAGGATGTTTTTATAACTCCTGATTTGATTGATAATAACCATTTAAAAAATGGTGATATTGTTAATGCTAAAACAATATTGTCTTTCAATAAAAAGCGAAATGAATGGGGTTGGAAAGCATTTAAGGTAGCTAAAGATTAA
- a CDS encoding ATP-dependent RecD-like DNA helicase, which yields MNNHFQHININQDQQQAIDKINGFLKSDDNIFILQGYAGTGKTTLIKGILNFLEKTNKQFNVMAPTGRAAKVLRDKTGYGKTVHSSVYKLEELKSINSDSKELAEHDIKYLFPIDLDNNVERVLIVDEASMISSRESKNELFDFGTNILLNDLLSHTFQTNKNNKIIFVGDPAQLPPVGDNQSKALELSFFKGLGYSCADAQLTQVMRQDDNLILENANTIRGLLKESSRNAIELNYDDSSFVKLDTYDIVNKYTQLYPNPQIGDGVIISFSNAQCYQYNLAIREQLYPQNKDIVAGDIIMINNNNQYTYKTQLFNGDLAKVVYVSNQVVEQSAPVYVEKNGKRTQEIIKLKFRKIEFRVPHFDEEICCFIIDDLLNSIDRDLTLDTTRMLYINFVMRFNNEQEKRKQLGLEKFKVGSKEFKDKLVKDPFYNALKVKYGYAITCHKSQGGEWDKVFVDYTGRTGLSDDVLKWSYTATTRGVNTVFAVNPPHLTTFSRLKVLNIINVGQIPNNALYLNNVNCSPYHKNYQHKAKSLKFWEVKDALESTDFNIINIETNNWLEKYTVTNFSNKEYILEASHRGSGHFIDQFDVRNKTGIEEEQILETIFNQNYSTDLSLDYTPSAKFLESLYFVMRSYCQALNISITNIDEQVEKYFVQYFLVTDSISASIQFYFKNNESFSKVMPRTYRCDDDVKLKLLIHKLEQYAS from the coding sequence ATGAACAATCATTTTCAACATATAAATATTAACCAAGATCAGCAGCAAGCTATTGATAAAATAAATGGTTTTTTAAAAAGTGATGATAATATTTTTATTCTTCAAGGGTATGCTGGTACAGGAAAAACTACTTTAATAAAAGGGATTCTTAATTTTTTAGAGAAAACTAATAAGCAGTTTAATGTAATGGCTCCAACAGGTAGAGCTGCTAAAGTATTAAGAGATAAAACTGGTTATGGTAAAACTGTTCATAGTAGTGTTTATAAATTAGAAGAATTAAAATCAATTAATTCTGATTCAAAAGAATTAGCAGAGCATGATATAAAATATCTATTTCCTATCGATTTAGATAATAATGTAGAAAGGGTTTTAATTGTAGATGAAGCTTCTATGATATCTAGTAGAGAATCTAAAAACGAACTTTTTGATTTTGGAACAAATATTCTTTTAAATGACTTGTTGTCGCATACATTTCAAACAAATAAAAACAACAAAATTATTTTTGTTGGTGATCCTGCTCAATTACCTCCAGTGGGTGATAATCAATCCAAGGCATTAGAATTATCCTTTTTTAAAGGATTAGGCTATTCTTGTGCAGATGCTCAATTAACGCAAGTTATGAGACAAGATGATAATTTAATTTTAGAAAACGCAAATACAATTAGAGGGTTATTAAAAGAATCATCTAGAAATGCAATTGAATTAAATTATGATGATAGCAGCTTTGTTAAATTAGATACATATGATATTGTAAATAAGTATACACAATTATATCCAAATCCTCAAATTGGTGATGGTGTTATAATATCTTTTTCAAACGCACAATGCTACCAGTATAATTTAGCAATTAGAGAACAATTATATCCTCAAAACAAAGATATTGTTGCAGGAGATATAATAATGATTAATAACAATAATCAATATACTTACAAAACACAATTGTTTAACGGTGATTTGGCAAAGGTGGTATACGTTTCAAACCAGGTTGTAGAACAATCTGCTCCTGTATATGTTGAAAAAAACGGAAAACGAACTCAAGAAATAATTAAACTTAAATTTAGAAAAATTGAGTTTAGAGTGCCGCATTTTGATGAAGAAATATGCTGTTTTATTATTGATGATTTATTAAATAGTATCGACCGAGACTTAACATTGGATACGACTAGAATGTTGTATATAAATTTTGTAATGCGTTTTAATAACGAACAAGAGAAAAGAAAACAATTAGGTCTAGAAAAATTCAAAGTAGGCTCTAAAGAGTTTAAAGACAAATTAGTAAAAGATCCTTTCTATAATGCTTTAAAAGTTAAATATGGTTATGCTATAACTTGCCACAAGTCACAAGGTGGCGAATGGGATAAAGTATTTGTTGATTATACTGGAAGAACAGGTTTGTCTGATGATGTTTTAAAATGGAGCTATACTGCTACCACAAGGGGTGTAAATACTGTGTTTGCCGTCAATCCGCCACATTTAACAACCTTCAGTAGGTTAAAGGTTTTAAATATTATTAATGTTGGTCAAATACCCAATAATGCTCTTTATTTAAACAATGTTAATTGCTCGCCTTATCATAAAAATTATCAGCATAAAGCCAAAAGCTTAAAATTTTGGGAAGTAAAAGACGCATTAGAATCAACTGATTTTAATATAATAAATATTGAAACCAATAATTGGTTAGAAAAATATACTGTTACAAATTTTTCAAATAAAGAATATATTTTAGAAGCGAGTCATCGAGGTTCAGGTCATTTTATAGATCAATTTGACGTTAGAAATAAAACAGGGATTGAAGAGGAACAAATACTAGAAACTATTTTTAATCAAAATTACTCAACAGATTTAAGTTTAGATTATACACCAAGTGCTAAGTTTTTAGAATCATTATACTTTGTAATGAGAAGCTATTGTCAGGCATTAAATATATCAATTACAAATATTGATGAACAAGTTGAAAAGTATTTTGTACAATATTTTTTAGTTACAGATAGTATAAGTGCTAGCATTCAGTTTTATTTTAAGAATAACGAAAGTTTTTCTAAAGTTATGCCTAGAACTTACAGATGTGACGATGATGTAAAATTGAAATTATTAATCCATAAATTAGAACAGTATGCCAGCTAA
- a CDS encoding vWA domain-containing protein: MKNLNDLIIQKARPLPVIILADTSGSMASDNRIGVLNNAIREMIDSLKDENTLRAEIYFSVITFGGSVKSHLGFTKANEINWTNLTAGGGTPMGGAFTETKIFLEDKNLIPSRSYAPTLVLLSDGQPTDNWSEALKQLISSPRASKALRIAMSIGAGQDGTNVLKQFLGDSELDVFQAVQARDIKKFFRFVTMSVSQRAKSVNPDQPISLTFDDSDDNLDDFEF, translated from the coding sequence ATGAAAAATTTAAATGATTTAATTATTCAAAAAGCGAGACCATTACCTGTTATAATATTGGCAGATACTAGTGGTAGTATGGCAAGTGATAATAGAATAGGTGTTTTAAATAATGCTATTAGAGAAATGATAGACTCATTAAAAGATGAAAATACGCTAAGGGCTGAAATATATTTTTCTGTTATCACTTTTGGTGGATCTGTAAAATCTCATTTAGGCTTTACAAAAGCAAATGAAATAAATTGGACAAATCTAACAGCTGGAGGTGGCACCCCAATGGGAGGAGCATTTACTGAAACAAAAATATTTTTAGAGGACAAAAACTTAATACCAAGCAGGTCTTATGCTCCTACGTTAGTATTGCTTTCAGACGGCCAGCCTACAGATAATTGGTCTGAAGCACTGAAACAACTGATTTCATCTCCAAGAGCTTCTAAAGCTTTAAGAATAGCAATGTCAATTGGCGCAGGACAAGATGGTACGAATGTCTTAAAACAATTCCTAGGGGATTCTGAACTAGATGTTTTTCAAGCGGTCCAAGCAAGAGATATTAAAAAATTCTTCCGTTTTGTAACCATGAGTGTTTCTCAAAGAGCGAAAAGCGTAAACCCTGATCAACCCATTAGTTTAACTTTTGATGATTCTGACGATAACCTTGATGATTTTGAATTTTAA